A single region of the Streptomyces sp. NBC_00425 genome encodes:
- a CDS encoding glycoside hydrolase family 10 protein — MGRLTRRAFALAALSAFTTTGAAAAPAGERRATTEMRGMWLATVSNRDWPSRSGLSAATQRAELIALLDLAVSRRLNTVVFQVRPTADALWPSPYEPWSQVLTGVQGRSPGWDPLGTAVTEAHARGLQLHAWFNPYRVATHDDPTRLVAAHPARRNPHWVVPFGGRLYYNPGLPEVRAFVQDAILDAVRKYPLDAVHFDDYFYPYPVAGQTFDDEAAYDAHGGAFSSRAAWRRDNVDRLVLETAARIKAVRPTTQFGISPFGVWRNASTDPRGSATRALQSYDDIHADTRKWVRQGWIDYVVPQLYWNIGLSVADYAELVPWWAEVAKGSRTRLYIGEALYRAGDPTQPAAWQDPAELSDHLDLAARHPEVRGHVFFAAKDMRTDRIGAMARVVADHYPRRAEPPR; from the coding sequence ATGGGGCGACTGACCCGGCGGGCGTTCGCGCTGGCAGCGCTGTCGGCGTTCACCACGACGGGTGCGGCGGCCGCTCCCGCGGGGGAGCGAAGAGCGACGACCGAGATGCGGGGGATGTGGCTGGCGACCGTCTCCAACCGTGACTGGCCGTCCCGCTCCGGCCTGTCCGCGGCGACGCAGCGCGCCGAACTGATCGCGTTGCTCGACCTGGCGGTCAGCCGACGGCTCAACACGGTGGTCTTCCAGGTGCGGCCCACGGCCGACGCGCTGTGGCCCTCGCCGTACGAGCCGTGGTCCCAGGTGCTCACCGGCGTCCAGGGCCGCTCGCCCGGCTGGGACCCGCTGGGCACGGCCGTCACGGAGGCCCACGCGCGCGGCCTCCAGCTGCACGCCTGGTTCAACCCCTACCGCGTCGCCACCCACGACGACCCCACGAGGCTCGTCGCCGCCCATCCCGCACGCAGGAATCCGCACTGGGTGGTCCCGTTCGGCGGGAGGCTCTACTACAACCCCGGCCTGCCCGAGGTCCGCGCCTTCGTCCAGGACGCCATCCTGGACGCGGTCCGCAAGTACCCCCTGGACGCCGTGCACTTCGACGACTACTTCTACCCCTACCCGGTGGCCGGCCAGACCTTCGACGACGAGGCCGCCTACGACGCCCACGGCGGCGCCTTCTCCAGCCGGGCCGCCTGGCGGCGCGACAACGTCGACCGGCTGGTGCTGGAGACCGCCGCCCGGATCAAGGCCGTACGGCCCACGACCCAGTTCGGCATCAGCCCGTTCGGGGTGTGGCGCAACGCCTCCACCGACCCGCGCGGCTCCGCCACCCGGGCGCTGCAGTCCTACGACGACATCCACGCCGACACCCGCAAGTGGGTCCGGCAGGGCTGGATCGACTACGTCGTGCCGCAGCTCTACTGGAACATCGGGCTGTCGGTCGCCGACTACGCCGAGCTCGTGCCCTGGTGGGCGGAGGTGGCGAAGGGCAGCCGCACCCGTCTGTACATCGGCGAGGCCCTCTACCGGGCGGGCGATCCCACACAGCCCGCGGCCTGGCAGGACCCGGCCGAGCTGTCCGACCACCTCGATCTGGCGGCCCGGCACCCCGAGGTGCGCGGCCACGTGTTCTTCGCCGCCAAGGACATGCGGACGGACCGGATCGGGGCGATGGCGCGCGTGGTCGCCGACCACTACCCGAGGCGGGCGGAGCCTCCGCGGTGA
- a CDS encoding DUF1918 domain-containing protein, which translates to MRATEGDQFVQHGRVVGQHDKVGEILEVMGQAGNPPYRVRFEDGHVGVCSPGPDTEIRHRTAGEPRP; encoded by the coding sequence ATGCGCGCAACCGAGGGCGACCAGTTCGTCCAGCACGGCAGGGTGGTCGGACAGCACGACAAGGTCGGCGAGATCCTCGAGGTGATGGGCCAGGCGGGCAACCCCCCGTACCGCGTCCGCTTCGAGGACGGACACGTCGGCGTGTGCTCGCCCGGTCCCGACACCGAGATCCGTCACAGGACGGCCGGGGAGCCCCGGCCGTGA
- a CDS encoding DMT family transporter — translation MTVQSSATARPAIAVSTSRPGGHGILQAALGVVAFSLTFPATAWGLEGFGPWSLVAVRSVLAALIAGACLLALRIPPPARRHWAGLAVVAGGVVVGFPLLTTLALRTSTTAHAAVVVGLLPLTTALLSALRTGVRPSRTFWAAAVAGACAVAAFTVQQSGGAVTTADLYLFGALLVCAAGYTEGGRLARVMPGWQVIGWALVLCLPLGVPAAWLALAHESAHLSAHSVAGLLWVAAGSQFLGLVVWYRGMAAIGVPKASQLQLAQPLLTLVWSVLLLGEHLTPAAPLTAAAVLVCIAVTQRARG, via the coding sequence ATGACAGTACAGAGTAGCGCTACTGCACGGCCGGCGATAGCGGTCAGCACCTCCCGGCCGGGCGGTCACGGCATCCTGCAGGCCGCCCTCGGCGTCGTCGCCTTCTCGCTCACCTTCCCCGCCACCGCCTGGGGTCTCGAGGGCTTCGGCCCGTGGTCGCTGGTCGCCGTGCGCAGCGTGCTGGCCGCCCTGATCGCGGGCGCGTGTCTGCTCGCGCTGCGCATCCCGCCGCCCGCCCGGCGGCACTGGGCGGGGCTCGCCGTCGTCGCCGGCGGGGTGGTCGTCGGCTTCCCGCTGCTCACCACGCTCGCGCTGCGGACGTCCACCACCGCGCACGCCGCCGTCGTGGTCGGTCTGCTGCCGCTGACGACGGCGCTGCTGTCCGCCCTGCGCACCGGCGTGCGGCCGTCCCGCACGTTCTGGGCGGCGGCCGTGGCCGGCGCCTGCGCGGTGGCCGCGTTCACCGTGCAGCAGAGCGGCGGAGCCGTGACCACGGCCGACCTGTATCTGTTCGGGGCGCTGCTGGTGTGCGCGGCCGGCTACACCGAGGGCGGGAGGCTGGCCCGGGTGATGCCGGGCTGGCAGGTCATCGGCTGGGCGCTGGTGCTCTGCCTGCCCCTCGGCGTGCCCGCGGCCTGGCTGGCGCTCGCCCACGAAAGCGCCCACCTGTCCGCGCACAGCGTGGCCGGGCTGCTGTGGGTCGCGGCGGGCTCGCAGTTCCTCGGCCTGGTGGTCTGGTACCGGGGCATGGCGGCCATCGGCGTTCCCAAGGCCAGCCAGTTGCAGTTGGCCCAGCCGCTGCTCACACTGGTGTGGTCGGTGCTGCTGCTGGGCGAGCACCTCACGCCCGCCGCTCCGCTGACGGCGGCGGCCGTGCTCGTCTGCATCGCCGTCACACAGCGGGCGCGCGGCTAG
- a CDS encoding aminotransferase-like domain-containing protein: MQERSSVGELADRLRGELDRYSPGGKLPSSRALVERFRVSPVTVSRALAQLAAEGLVVTRPGAGAFRTRPTRATAAPAADTSWQEVALSADGAADLVPRSVDASGVTVSLSAPPPGVIEFNGGYLHPSLQPERAMAAALARAGRRPGAWGRPPMEGLPELREWFARAIGGSLTAAEVLVSAGGQAALTTALRALAPPGAPVLVESPTYPGMLAIARSAGLRPVPVPVDPDGVRPQLLADAFRATGARVFVCQPLFQNPTGAVLAADRRPQVLRIAREAGAFVVEDDFVRRLAHEDAGQLPRPLVADDPDGVVVHVGSLTKATSPSFRVSALAARGPVLERLRAIQVVDTFFVPRPLQEAALELVGSPAWPRHLRTVAAELRSRRDAMTSALRLRLPELDLPHIPSGGYHLWLRLPDGAGDASRAVGSQTEAAFTAAALRAGVALTPGRPYFSAEPPAAHVRLSFAAVAGAEEIAEGVRRLRAACDEALPANRSTA, from the coding sequence ATGCAAGAGCGTAGCAGTGTGGGTGAGCTGGCGGATCGGCTGCGAGGGGAGCTCGACCGCTACTCTCCTGGTGGAAAGCTCCCGTCGAGCCGGGCCCTGGTGGAGAGATTCCGGGTGAGCCCGGTGACCGTCTCGCGGGCGCTGGCGCAGCTGGCCGCCGAGGGCCTGGTGGTGACCCGGCCCGGCGCGGGCGCCTTCCGGACCCGGCCGACGCGCGCCACGGCCGCGCCCGCCGCGGACACCTCCTGGCAGGAGGTCGCGCTGAGCGCGGACGGCGCCGCCGACCTGGTCCCGCGTTCGGTGGACGCCTCGGGCGTCACGGTGTCGCTGTCCGCTCCGCCGCCCGGCGTGATCGAGTTCAACGGCGGCTATCTGCACCCCTCGCTGCAGCCGGAACGCGCGATGGCGGCGGCCCTGGCGCGAGCCGGGCGGCGTCCCGGAGCCTGGGGGCGGCCCCCCATGGAAGGGCTGCCCGAGCTGCGCGAGTGGTTCGCCCGGGCCATCGGCGGCTCGCTCACCGCCGCCGAGGTGCTGGTGAGCGCGGGCGGCCAGGCCGCGCTCACCACCGCCCTGCGCGCCCTCGCCCCGCCCGGCGCCCCGGTCCTCGTGGAGTCGCCGACGTATCCCGGCATGCTGGCGATCGCCCGGTCGGCGGGGCTGCGCCCGGTGCCGGTGCCGGTCGACCCGGACGGGGTGCGGCCGCAGCTGCTCGCCGACGCGTTCCGGGCCACCGGCGCCCGGGTGTTCGTCTGCCAGCCGCTGTTCCAGAACCCGACGGGTGCCGTGCTCGCCGCTGACCGGCGCCCGCAGGTGCTCCGCATCGCCCGGGAGGCGGGCGCGTTCGTCGTCGAGGACGACTTCGTGCGCCGGCTCGCCCACGAGGACGCCGGGCAGCTGCCGAGGCCGCTGGTCGCCGACGACCCCGACGGCGTGGTCGTCCACGTGGGTTCGCTGACCAAGGCGACCTCGCCGAGCTTCCGGGTCTCTGCGCTGGCCGCGCGCGGGCCGGTCCTGGAGCGGCTGCGCGCCATCCAGGTCGTCGACACCTTCTTCGTGCCGCGCCCGCTGCAGGAGGCGGCGCTCGAACTCGTCGGCTCGCCCGCCTGGCCCCGCCATCTGCGGACCGTCGCGGCCGAGCTGCGGAGCCGGCGGGACGCGATGACCTCCGCGCTGCGGCTGCGGCTGCCCGAACTCGACCTGCCGCACATCCCGTCCGGTGGCTACCACCTGTGGCTGCGGCTGCCCGACGGAGCCGGGGACGCCTCCAGGGCCGTCGGCTCCCAGACCGAGGCGGCGTTCACGGCCGCCGCCCTGCGCGCCGGCGTCGCCCTCACCCCCGGCCGGCCCTACTTCAGCGCCGAACCCCCGGCCGCCCACGTGCGGCTGAGCTTCGCCGCCGTCGCCGGGGCGGAGGAGATCGCCGAGGGGGTCCGGCGGCTGCGGGCGGCGTGCGACGAGGCGCTGCCCGCAAACCGTTCGACAGCGTGA
- a CDS encoding GNAT family N-acetyltransferase: MTATDARNLTPPLAEGYEISTDPARVDAERVHRWLSTDAYWAVGREREKQDRAITGSLNFGVYDTTSGEQVAYARVVTDLATFAWLCDVYVDRAARGRGIGTALVAAVRDHLRPLGLRRVLLATQDAHEVYRQVGFEALEKPDRWMALIFDKSGTA; the protein is encoded by the coding sequence ATGACTGCCACGGACGCCAGGAACCTCACCCCGCCCCTCGCCGAGGGTTACGAGATCTCCACCGACCCCGCCCGCGTCGACGCCGAGCGCGTGCACCGCTGGCTCTCCACGGACGCGTACTGGGCGGTCGGCCGCGAGCGGGAGAAGCAGGACCGGGCGATCACCGGTTCGCTGAACTTCGGCGTGTACGACACGACGTCGGGGGAGCAGGTCGCCTACGCGCGGGTCGTGACGGACCTCGCGACCTTCGCGTGGCTGTGCGACGTCTACGTGGACCGGGCGGCGCGGGGCCGGGGCATCGGCACCGCGCTGGTCGCCGCCGTGCGCGACCACCTGCGGCCGCTCGGTCTGCGCCGCGTCCTGCTCGCCACCCAGGACGCGCACGAGGTGTACCGGCAGGTCGGCTTCGAGGCGCTGGAGAAGCCCGACCGCTGGATGGCGCTGATCTTCGACAAGTCCGGCACCGCATGA
- a CDS encoding histidine phosphatase family protein has product MPLRVTFVAAARSSPLLAERFEDDRPLDQAGWGEVQRAAAELIPLAAAELRYCSPTPRSRATGDALGYAPLVQLALRDCDMGRWRGFTLGEAMAREPEAVDAWLADPLATPHGGESLLGFISRVGGWLDTRPVEDGGRIVAVAEPSVIRAALVYALKAPPSTYWNIDVRPLSTTTVTGRGGRWNLRLEGAPAQPTRA; this is encoded by the coding sequence ATGCCACTTCGGGTCACGTTCGTCGCCGCCGCTCGCAGCTCCCCGCTGCTCGCGGAACGCTTCGAGGACGACCGCCCGCTGGACCAGGCGGGCTGGGGAGAGGTGCAGCGCGCGGCCGCCGAGCTGATCCCGCTCGCCGCCGCCGAGCTGCGTTACTGCTCGCCGACCCCGCGCAGCCGGGCCACCGGGGACGCGCTCGGATACGCCCCGCTGGTGCAGCTCGCGCTGCGCGACTGCGACATGGGCCGCTGGCGCGGTTTCACGCTCGGCGAGGCGATGGCGCGCGAGCCGGAGGCCGTGGACGCCTGGCTGGCCGACCCCCTCGCCACTCCGCACGGCGGCGAGTCCCTGCTCGGGTTCATCTCCCGGGTGGGCGGCTGGCTCGACACCCGGCCGGTGGAGGACGGCGGCCGCATCGTCGCCGTCGCCGAGCCGAGCGTGATCCGCGCCGCCCTGGTGTACGCGCTCAAGGCGCCGCCCTCGACGTACTGGAACATCGACGTGCGCCCGCTGTCCACGACCACCGTCACCGGCCGTGGGGGCCGCTGGAACCTCCGCCTCGAAGGGGCGCCGGCTCAGCCCACGCGCGCGTAG
- a CDS encoding DUF6314 family protein → MGEFRPVPDVLAYLAGSWRVERSVRDLAGGGEGRFEGVTVFGAPHRDGPGEDGGPRPDGALLHEESGTFVWLGVARPAVRTLRFLPGPRPGTADVRFADGRPFHDLDLTTGRHVTDHPCSADLYRGEFTVGDADRWRTVWRVTGPAKDLLLITDYARVG, encoded by the coding sequence ATGGGCGAGTTCCGGCCAGTGCCGGACGTGCTGGCGTACCTCGCGGGAAGCTGGCGGGTGGAGCGGTCGGTGCGGGATCTGGCCGGCGGCGGCGAGGGCCGCTTCGAGGGCGTCACGGTGTTCGGCGCGCCGCACCGCGACGGCCCCGGGGAAGACGGCGGACCACGTCCCGACGGCGCTCTGCTGCACGAGGAGTCCGGCACGTTCGTCTGGCTCGGCGTCGCCCGGCCCGCCGTGCGCACGCTGCGCTTTCTGCCGGGGCCGCGACCCGGCACGGCGGACGTGCGGTTCGCCGACGGCCGCCCCTTCCACGACCTGGATCTCACGACCGGACGGCACGTGACCGACCACCCCTGCTCGGCGGACCTCTACCGGGGCGAGTTCACCGTCGGCGACGCGGACCGCTGGCGCACGGTCTGGCGCGTGACCGGACCCGCCAAGGACCTGCTCCTCATCACCGACTACGCGCGCGTGGGCTGA
- a CDS encoding alpha-L-arabinofuranosidase C-terminal domain-containing protein, translating to MPRSATPTTRTARTRWRIGLPLTALLTATALLPAPAHAESVTDYAITVDPSAKGAKIDDTMYGVFFEDINRAADGGLYAELVQNRSFEYAAVDNRSYTPLTSWTVEGAAQVLNDVGRLNDRNRNYLSLGAGSSVTNSGYNTGVRVEQGKKYDFSVWARAEHGSTLTVRLQDADGALAAARTVAVRTGGWVRYRASFTAARTSSDGRLTVGSSAAAALDMVSLFPRDTYRNEPNGLRKDLAEKVAALHPGFVRFPGGCLVNTGSMQDYSEASGWQRARSYQWKDTVGPVEQRAVNSNFWGYNQSYGLGYYEYFRFAEDVGAMPLPVVPALVTGCGQNKAVVDDALLKRHIQDTLDLVEFANGPVTSTWGRKRARMGHPRPFRLTHLEVGNEENLPAEFFARFKEFRAAIEAKYPDVTVISNSGPDDSGSTFDTAWQLNRDAKVDMVDEHYYNSPQWFLQNNDRYDSYDRGGPKVFLGEYASQGNAFKNGLAEAAFMTGLERNADVVKLASYAPLFANEDYVQWRPDLVWFNNHASWNSANYEVQKLFMTNVGDRVVPSTATGTPSLQAPITGAVGLSTWATSAAYDDVKVTGADGASLLSDDFSADASRWTHTGGGSWSLQDGQYVQTDAAAENTMVSAGDTAWHDYDLRVKATKKSGKEGFLVAFGVKDTGNYYWWNLGGWNNTRSAVEQAVDGGKSTLISKAGSVETGRAYDVDVKVRGRHVTLYLDGQEWGSFTDDKPAEPFRQVVTEDRRTGDLIVKVVNAQSSDARTAIDLGGAKVAARARATTLAAAPDAVNTETGTPVAPVTSTVTGVAGKFTHTFPANSITFLRIRQR from the coding sequence ATGCCACGCAGCGCCACCCCCACCACCCGCACCGCCCGCACGCGCTGGAGAATCGGCCTTCCCCTCACCGCCCTGCTGACCGCCACCGCCCTCCTCCCCGCCCCGGCGCACGCCGAGTCCGTGACCGACTACGCCATCACCGTCGACCCGTCGGCCAAGGGCGCGAAGATCGACGACACGATGTACGGCGTCTTCTTCGAGGACATCAACCGGGCGGCCGACGGCGGCCTGTACGCCGAACTCGTGCAGAACCGGTCCTTCGAGTACGCCGCCGTCGACAACAGGTCGTACACCCCGCTGACCTCCTGGACGGTCGAGGGCGCGGCGCAGGTCCTGAACGACGTCGGCCGTCTCAACGACCGCAACCGCAACTACCTCTCGCTGGGGGCCGGCTCGTCGGTGACGAACTCCGGATACAACACCGGCGTCCGGGTCGAGCAGGGCAAGAAGTACGACTTCTCGGTGTGGGCCCGTGCCGAGCACGGCAGCACCCTCACCGTGAGACTCCAGGACGCCGACGGCGCGCTGGCCGCCGCCCGCACGGTGGCCGTGCGCACCGGCGGCTGGGTCCGGTACCGGGCGTCCTTCACCGCCGCCCGCACCAGCAGCGACGGCCGTCTGACGGTGGGCTCCTCGGCCGCGGCCGCCCTCGACATGGTGTCGCTGTTCCCCCGGGACACCTACCGCAACGAGCCCAACGGCCTGCGCAAGGACCTCGCCGAGAAGGTCGCCGCCCTGCATCCCGGCTTCGTGCGCTTCCCCGGCGGCTGCCTGGTGAACACCGGCTCCATGCAGGACTACAGCGAGGCGTCCGGCTGGCAGCGCGCCCGCTCCTACCAGTGGAAGGACACCGTCGGGCCCGTCGAGCAGCGCGCCGTCAACTCCAACTTCTGGGGCTACAACCAGAGTTACGGCCTCGGCTACTACGAGTACTTCCGCTTCGCCGAGGATGTCGGCGCGATGCCGCTGCCCGTGGTCCCCGCCCTGGTCACCGGCTGCGGCCAGAACAAGGCCGTGGTCGACGACGCGCTGTTGAAGCGGCACATCCAGGACACCCTGGACCTCGTCGAGTTCGCCAACGGGCCGGTCACTTCCACCTGGGGCAGGAAGCGCGCGCGGATGGGCCACCCCAGGCCCTTCCGCCTCACCCACCTCGAGGTCGGCAACGAGGAGAACCTGCCCGCCGAGTTCTTCGCCCGCTTCAAGGAGTTCCGCGCCGCGATCGAGGCGAAGTACCCGGACGTCACGGTCATCTCCAACTCCGGCCCCGACGACTCCGGTTCGACCTTCGACACGGCCTGGCAGCTCAACCGGGACGCCAAGGTCGACATGGTCGACGAGCACTACTACAACAGCCCGCAGTGGTTCCTGCAGAACAACGACCGCTACGACTCCTACGACCGCGGCGGCCCGAAGGTCTTCCTCGGCGAGTACGCCTCCCAGGGCAACGCCTTCAAGAACGGCCTGGCCGAAGCCGCGTTCATGACCGGCCTCGAACGCAACGCCGACGTCGTCAAGCTCGCCTCCTACGCGCCGCTCTTCGCCAACGAGGACTACGTCCAGTGGCGTCCGGACCTGGTGTGGTTCAACAACCACGCCTCCTGGAACTCCGCCAACTACGAGGTCCAGAAGCTGTTCATGACCAACGTCGGCGATCGTGTGGTGCCCTCGACGGCCACCGGCACCCCCTCCCTCCAGGCTCCGATCACGGGCGCCGTCGGCCTGTCGACCTGGGCGACGAGCGCCGCGTACGACGACGTGAAGGTGACCGGCGCGGACGGCGCGTCGCTGCTGAGCGACGACTTCTCGGCAGACGCCTCGCGGTGGACGCACACCGGCGGCGGCAGCTGGTCGCTGCAGGACGGGCAGTACGTGCAGACCGACGCCGCCGCCGAGAACACCATGGTCTCGGCCGGTGACACCGCATGGCACGACTACGACCTGCGGGTGAAGGCCACCAAGAAGTCCGGCAAGGAAGGGTTCCTCGTCGCGTTCGGCGTCAAGGACACCGGCAACTACTACTGGTGGAACCTGGGCGGCTGGAACAACACCCGGTCCGCCGTCGAGCAGGCTGTGGACGGCGGCAAGTCGACACTGATCTCCAAGGCCGGGTCCGTCGAGACGGGCCGTGCCTACGACGTCGACGTCAAGGTGCGCGGCCGCCACGTGACCCTCTACCTCGACGGCCAGGAGTGGGGCAGCTTCACCGACGACAAGCCTGCCGAGCCGTTCCGGCAGGTCGTCACCGAGGACCGCAGGACCGGGGACCTGATCGTCAAGGTCGTCAACGCCCAGTCCTCGGACGCCCGCACGGCGATCGACCTCGGCGGCGCCAAGGTCGCCGCCAGGGCGAGGGCGACCACCCTCGCCGCGGCCCCGGACGCGGTCAACACGGAGACCGGGACGCCGGTCGCGCCGGTGACGTCCACCGTCACCGGGGTGGCCGGGAAGTTCACCCACACCTTCCCGGCGAACTCGATCACCTTCCTGCGGATCAGGCAGCGCTAG